One window of the Thermasporomyces composti genome contains the following:
- a CDS encoding sugar ABC transporter ATP-binding protein — protein sequence MPSALEVRGLAKSFGGVPVLRGVSFAVRAGTLTVLAGENGAGKSTLMKIVTGQLAPDQGEVWVQGERLSQADPRAARALGVGIVPQELAPYPDLTVYENLFVGRELRTRAGLLDRRRMIAEARRMLAVFDVDIDPRVRMGRLSVALTQLVEIAKATTWGAKVLLLDEPTSAIPDREVARLHAVVRKLKDQGVAMVYTTHRMAEIEELADHVVVLRDGQLVLDEPASQTTEQSIVRAMIGRDLDALFPTVAPPQDEVALEVRDLALERNAPGVTFNVRRGEILGIGGLVGAGRTELLEALFGIRRSARGEVVVAGKPVRRNAPAESIRAGVALVPEDRKGAGLVLSRSVLDNGSLPHLSSFTTIGWIRSRRRRGAVKAATERVALRSRGMDQLAGTLSGGNQQKLVLARWLTHDTKVLLLDEPTRGVDVGARGEIYRIIRDLAAAGLAVVLVSSDMPELIGLSHRALVLRGGQVAGELSRADLDREDVQEVMFRLASGQQTTAGEGGAAA from the coding sequence TTGCCCTCGGCACTCGAGGTGCGCGGGCTCGCCAAGAGCTTCGGGGGCGTTCCGGTCCTGCGAGGCGTCTCGTTCGCCGTGCGCGCGGGGACACTGACCGTCCTGGCCGGCGAGAACGGCGCGGGCAAGTCGACGTTGATGAAGATCGTCACCGGCCAGCTCGCGCCGGACCAGGGCGAGGTGTGGGTCCAGGGCGAGCGACTCTCGCAGGCCGACCCGAGGGCGGCGCGCGCGCTCGGCGTCGGCATCGTGCCGCAGGAGCTGGCGCCGTACCCGGACCTCACCGTCTACGAGAACCTCTTCGTCGGCCGGGAGCTGCGCACCCGGGCCGGCCTCCTCGACCGGCGTCGGATGATCGCCGAGGCGCGTCGCATGCTCGCCGTCTTCGACGTCGACATCGATCCGCGGGTGCGCATGGGTCGCCTGTCGGTCGCGCTGACCCAGCTGGTCGAGATCGCCAAGGCGACCACCTGGGGTGCGAAGGTCCTCCTGCTGGACGAGCCCACCTCGGCGATCCCCGACCGGGAGGTCGCGCGGCTGCACGCGGTCGTGCGCAAGCTCAAAGACCAGGGCGTGGCGATGGTCTACACCACCCACCGCATGGCCGAGATCGAGGAGCTGGCCGACCACGTGGTCGTCCTCCGCGACGGGCAACTCGTCCTTGACGAGCCGGCGAGCCAGACCACGGAGCAGTCCATCGTCCGGGCCATGATCGGGCGTGACCTCGACGCCCTGTTCCCGACGGTGGCGCCTCCCCAGGACGAGGTGGCGCTCGAGGTCCGCGACCTGGCGCTCGAACGCAACGCGCCAGGTGTGACATTCAACGTCCGACGTGGTGAAATCCTCGGGATCGGCGGCCTCGTCGGCGCGGGCCGGACCGAGCTGCTCGAGGCGCTGTTCGGCATCCGCCGCTCCGCTCGGGGTGAGGTCGTCGTCGCGGGGAAGCCCGTCCGACGGAACGCTCCGGCCGAGAGCATCCGGGCGGGGGTCGCGCTCGTGCCCGAGGACCGCAAGGGCGCCGGGCTGGTGCTCAGCCGCTCCGTCCTGGACAACGGGAGCCTGCCTCACCTGTCGTCCTTCACCACCATCGGGTGGATCAGGAGCCGCCGCCGGCGCGGCGCGGTCAAGGCGGCCACCGAGCGGGTCGCCCTGCGCTCGCGCGGCATGGACCAGCTCGCCGGCACGCTCTCCGGCGGGAACCAGCAGAAGCTCGTCCTCGCCCGGTGGCTCACCCACGACACCAAGGTCCTGCTCCTCGACGAGCCCACCCGCGGCGTCGACGTCGGCGCTCGGGGAGAGATCTACCGCATCATCCGCGACCTCGCCGCGGCCGGGCTGGCCGTGGTGCTGGTCAGCTCCGACATGCCCGAGCTCATCGGCTTGAGCCATCGGGCGCTCGTCCTACGCGGAGGCCAGGTGGCCGGGGAGCTCTCCCGCGCCGACCTGGACCGGGAAGACGTCCAGGAAGTCATGTTCCGCCTCGCCAGCGGACAGCAGACGACCGCCGGGGAGGGGGGAGCGGCGGCATGA
- a CDS encoding RpiB/LacA/LacB family sugar-phosphate isomerase, with translation MTDRKRIALGNDEAAVTLRELLADHLRARGYEVDLFGPESADTKVDYPDVAYEVATRVAAGTYDRALLLCGTGIGMAIAANKVPGVRAAQAADTYSAERARKSNNAQVLTIGARTVGPELARSIVDAWLASEFEGGRSAPKVRKLEQLDEKLRAASTKEPA, from the coding sequence TTGACCGACCGCAAGCGCATCGCCCTCGGTAACGACGAGGCCGCGGTCACCCTCCGCGAGCTCCTCGCCGACCACCTGCGGGCCCGGGGCTACGAGGTGGACCTGTTCGGACCCGAGTCCGCGGACACCAAAGTCGACTACCCCGACGTCGCGTACGAGGTGGCGACCCGTGTCGCAGCGGGTACGTACGATCGCGCTCTGTTGCTCTGCGGCACCGGGATCGGCATGGCCATCGCCGCCAACAAGGTGCCAGGGGTGCGCGCCGCGCAGGCCGCGGACACCTACAGCGCGGAGCGGGCGCGCAAGTCCAACAACGCCCAGGTGCTCACGATCGGCGCCCGAACCGTGGGGCCCGAGCTCGCTCGCAGCATCGTGGACGCCTGGCTCGCCTCCGAGTTCGAGGGCGGACGGTCGGCGCCCAAGGTGCGCAAGCTCGAGCAGCTCGACGAGAAGCTGCGGGCGGCGTCGACGAAGGAGCCGGCGTGA
- a CDS encoding ABC transporter permease, which yields MTTTQTQTRPEAPRPVEEQAKPALLSAARLQDLLIRNAMVVVLLLVMAYFSYESARFATVANVRTILIAAAPFALVALGQTLVILTGGIDLSVGSVIAVSAMTAAKIVLGHPERLWLALGAAIAVGILCGLINGLLVSRLNVPPFVATLGMMTAASGAAFVIGDGAPINGLPAEFGRIANTRVLGFPAPVWVMLVGFAIVALVMHRTSFGLRVYAVGGNRTAAEVAGVNVRRTLTTVYVVSGALAGISGVILASRVISGPPTLGQGYELDAIAAVVIGGASLMGGRGTVWGTALGLLLIQTLNNGLDLLVVPAYWQQVIKGVLIAAAVAVDMWATKRRST from the coding sequence GTGACTACGACGCAGACGCAGACTCGGCCGGAGGCTCCAAGGCCTGTGGAGGAGCAGGCCAAGCCGGCCCTGTTGAGCGCAGCTCGTCTCCAGGACCTGCTGATTCGCAACGCCATGGTGGTCGTGCTGCTGCTCGTGATGGCCTACTTCAGCTACGAGAGCGCGCGGTTCGCCACCGTGGCGAACGTCCGAACGATCCTCATCGCCGCCGCGCCGTTCGCGCTCGTCGCGCTGGGGCAGACCCTCGTCATCCTCACGGGTGGCATCGACCTGTCCGTCGGCAGCGTCATCGCGGTGAGCGCCATGACGGCGGCGAAGATCGTGCTGGGCCACCCCGAGCGGCTCTGGCTGGCGCTCGGTGCCGCGATCGCGGTGGGCATCCTGTGCGGCCTCATCAACGGGTTGCTGGTGAGCCGACTCAACGTGCCGCCGTTCGTCGCGACACTCGGCATGATGACCGCCGCCTCTGGCGCGGCGTTCGTCATCGGTGACGGCGCACCGATCAACGGCCTCCCCGCGGAGTTCGGGCGGATCGCGAACACCCGGGTGCTCGGCTTCCCGGCACCCGTGTGGGTCATGCTCGTCGGGTTCGCGATCGTCGCCCTCGTCATGCACCGCACGTCCTTCGGGCTGCGGGTCTACGCGGTCGGCGGCAACCGCACCGCCGCCGAGGTGGCCGGCGTCAACGTGCGACGGACCCTCACCACCGTCTACGTCGTGAGCGGGGCGCTCGCGGGCATCTCGGGTGTGATCCTCGCCTCGCGGGTCATCTCCGGCCCGCCCACGCTCGGGCAGGGCTACGAGCTGGACGCGATCGCGGCCGTCGTCATCGGTGGCGCGAGCCTCATGGGTGGCCGGGGAACGGTGTGGGGGACCGCGCTCGGCCTCCTGCTCATCCAGACCCTCAACAACGGCCTCGACCTGCTGGTCGTCCCCGCCTACTGGCAGCAGGTCATCAAGGGCGTGCTCATCGCCGCGGCTGTCGCCGTCGACATGTGGGCGACGAAGCGGCGAAGCACTTGA
- a CDS encoding DeoR/GlpR family DNA-binding transcription regulator, protein MASKVKRQPRRRSAAAGAALNGDQPGLGQAERHNAIVQLIMSQGTVRTEELAERFGVSMMTIHRDLDTLEARGLLRKSRGVATAVATSLVEASTAYRMTQNVPEKRALARAAFEFVEPGQAIIMDDSTTGLFLAELLPQRQPMSVITNFQMVLNALSGKPGVTLISLGGQYYQWCDAYMGNLTINAMRGLRADVLFMSTSAITDDVCFHQAHDTVLVKRAMFDSAKRRILYVDHTKFRRRALHALVALSEFDVVIVDDKTDPEDLRRLERTGVTVAVAQTNQEEDAG, encoded by the coding sequence ATGGCCAGCAAGGTGAAGCGGCAACCGCGACGGCGGTCCGCGGCCGCCGGCGCCGCGTTGAACGGCGACCAGCCTGGCCTGGGCCAAGCCGAGCGTCACAACGCGATTGTCCAGCTCATCATGAGCCAGGGCACCGTGCGCACCGAGGAGCTGGCGGAACGCTTCGGCGTCAGCATGATGACGATCCACCGCGACCTGGACACCCTCGAAGCCCGCGGGCTGTTGCGCAAGTCGCGAGGGGTCGCGACCGCGGTGGCGACCAGCCTTGTTGAGGCCAGCACGGCGTACCGGATGACGCAGAACGTCCCGGAGAAGCGCGCGCTCGCGAGGGCGGCATTCGAGTTCGTCGAGCCCGGCCAAGCCATCATCATGGACGACTCGACGACCGGCCTCTTCCTCGCCGAGCTGCTCCCGCAGCGGCAGCCGATGAGCGTGATCACCAACTTCCAGATGGTGCTGAACGCGCTGAGCGGTAAGCCGGGGGTCACGCTGATCTCGCTCGGCGGTCAGTACTACCAGTGGTGTGACGCCTACATGGGCAACCTCACCATCAACGCGATGCGGGGGCTGCGGGCGGACGTGTTGTTCATGTCCACCTCGGCGATCACCGACGACGTCTGCTTCCACCAGGCGCACGACACCGTGCTGGTCAAGCGCGCGATGTTCGACTCCGCGAAACGGCGGATTCTCTACGTCGACCACACCAAGTTCCGCCGACGCGCCTTGCACGCACTGGTCGCGCTGAGTGAGTTCGACGTCGTCATCGTCGACGACAAGACTGATCCGGAAGATCTGCGCCGTCTCGAGCGGACCGGGGTGACCGTCGCCGTCGCGCAGACGAACCAGGAGGAGGATGCAGGATGA
- a CDS encoding substrate-binding domain-containing protein, translating to MLRKMIRRGVVALGTVLVLVAAAACGAGDETARGADGGGKIRVGVTVYDMSSFITQGQEGMRAYAKANDIELLWNSAGGDVATQANQVEQLINQGVDAIIIVPVQADSLGPQIQMAKDAGIPVIAVNTTLSNEEGLASAVLPDDVAAGRQEMEMMAKELGGKGNIVILQGPLGSSPELDRTKGIEEVLKKYPDIKVLAKDTANWKRDEAVNKVKNWLSSFGDDIDGIVSENDDMGLGALQALQEAGKKIPIVGIDGIEDGLRAVQRGDFIGSSLQHGRVELAAGLAVAKRIVEGKPVEKKYTYVMPPITPDNVEQYLKNVVTEKDAFLERLPELIERNLESGDIANEQ from the coding sequence ATGCTGCGGAAGATGATCCGAAGGGGGGTCGTCGCTCTGGGCACGGTGCTCGTCCTCGTCGCGGCAGCTGCCTGCGGCGCCGGAGACGAGACCGCCCGGGGCGCGGACGGCGGGGGCAAGATCCGCGTTGGCGTGACCGTCTATGACATGTCCTCGTTCATCACGCAGGGCCAGGAGGGCATGCGCGCCTACGCCAAGGCCAATGACATCGAGCTGCTCTGGAACTCGGCCGGCGGTGACGTCGCCACCCAGGCCAACCAGGTCGAGCAGCTCATCAACCAGGGCGTGGACGCCATCATCATCGTCCCCGTCCAGGCCGACTCGCTTGGGCCGCAGATCCAGATGGCCAAGGACGCCGGAATTCCGGTCATCGCGGTGAACACGACCCTGTCGAACGAGGAGGGCCTGGCCTCCGCCGTGCTGCCCGACGACGTCGCCGCCGGCCGTCAGGAGATGGAGATGATGGCCAAGGAGCTCGGCGGCAAGGGCAACATCGTCATCCTCCAGGGTCCGCTCGGCTCCTCGCCGGAGCTCGACCGCACCAAGGGCATCGAGGAGGTGCTGAAGAAGTACCCCGACATCAAGGTGCTCGCCAAGGACACCGCGAACTGGAAGCGTGACGAGGCCGTCAACAAGGTCAAGAACTGGCTGTCCAGCTTCGGTGACGACATCGACGGCATCGTCTCGGAGAACGACGACATGGGGCTCGGCGCACTCCAGGCGCTCCAGGAGGCCGGGAAGAAGATCCCGATCGTGGGGATCGACGGCATCGAGGACGGCCTGCGCGCGGTCCAGCGGGGTGACTTCATCGGCTCGAGCCTGCAGCACGGCCGGGTCGAGCTGGCCGCTGGCCTGGCGGTGGCCAAGCGGATCGTCGAGGGCAAGCCGGTGGAGAAGAAGTACACCTACGTGATGCCCCCGATCACGCCGGACAACGTCGAGCAGTACCTGAAGAACGTGGTGACGGAGAAGGACGCCTTCCTCGAGCGGCTGCCCGAGCTCATCGAGCGGAACCTCGAGTCGGGCGACATCGCCAACGAGCAGTGA